The region TATTTTAAAAAACATTATAAATTTAATAAATTTATGTCAGGATACAAGTATTGTATAAATTTATCTAATTTTAATTCTTTATACGTAAAATTCACTATAATAAATAAAAGAAACAGAGAATATGTAAACCTTGTTAAATATCTAAACGTATTAAATAGCAATATTATATTTTTAAAAACAAAATAAATGAAAAATAATAGAAAAAAAATTAATAATTTATACAATGTTATAAACAATAAAAACATTAGTTTTACCAGTAAGACAATTTTAAATAATTTATTTATAAAATTTACATTTAAAACGAAAAAAAATTATAAAAATGTTATATCTAAAAATTTTAAATATTTAAGAGTTTTAAATTTAAAATAATTTTTTAAATGAATTGTACTGTTGGTAACAATATATACCATACTTATATAAATTATTTTGTAAATAATATATATAATTCTCTGAGTAGAAACATAAACTCAAAAATAAATAAATACTATAACTATTATAAAAAATCAAAAATTTTTAAAAACATAAAATTTTATTTTAATTTATTAACATTTGAATCAAATTATTGCTGCGACAGTGGACAAAATAAATATTTATACGATGGGTACAATTCATATTACTTTATAAACATTCCATTACAAATAAAATTTAACAATTTAAAAAGTCGTTTTATAAACTACAATATAATAAATATACCTAAAATAAATCAATCAGGAGACATAATTTTAAATGGTTATCTTAGATTGCCTATACTATATTTACAACTTGCTACCAATAATATTAGCTATATTTTCAATGAAAAAATAACTAGAACTTATTTTATAAAAATTAAAAATAATATTTATTTGTATATTTATCTTTACGATGATTTTATTACCGTTTATATAAATTCATATAAAATTAAAAACGATCTTTTTTCTATGTATAATAACGTATCTTTTAAAAATAAATATATAAATTTTTCTAAAATAGATAACGTTATTTACGTTATGAATTTAAAAAATAACAATATAAAATATCATATATTTGATAAAACAATTAATATAAATAACTTTGTAAACAATACTATGTTTATGGATATACTAAGTATAGTCAATAAATTTTTAAATTTAAATTTAAAAAAAAAATTTATACAAAGCAGTAATAATTTAATAAATAAATCTACAAACTCTGTTTTAAAAACTATATTTAGACAATTTACTAAATCTGTAACCATATTCGACATAGAAAAATATTGTGATAAATTATTATATAAAAAAAAAATTTTTAGATCATTCAATATAGTTTTATTTAAAGAACATTTACTTGTTAATCCAGTTATACATTATACCGATCAATTAAATGTCTTGTCTTATTTAACAAATAAATTCAAAATAAATATATTTGGATATTCTAACTCATCAAATGATAAATTTAAAGTTAGTACAAATTTAAGAAAAATTCAAAGTGATTATATCGGATTTATTAATATAGTTAACACACCTGACGGTGATACCTGTGGATTAATATCAAAACTAGCAAATAACACAATATTAGATAAATTTAAACTAAAATTAATAAATTGTAATAATGAGTATTTTGAAAATTTTACAAAAATAGATATAACGTCTAAAAATCTTTATAATATGACATCGAATAATTTTATAAATATCAAAAAAAACTCCACATTTAAAGTAAAACAAATAGAAGTTTTTAAAAATAATGAATTTAAATTAATAAATTTCGATAAAAATAAAACTAATAAAAACTTAAATGTTTTTAATACATTATCAATAACTGAACTAATAATACCTTTCTTATTTAATAATGACCCATGTAGAGGCTTAATGGGATCAAAAATGCATACTCAAGCCTTACCTTTAATCTATAACGAACATCCTTATGTTATGACTAAATATAACCATATGAATGGACTATTATTTAATAAATGTATAACTTCTTTATGTGAAGGTATTATAGTAAGTGTAAACAATTATAAAATTATAGTTATGGACGATAAAAACAGATATTTACATTACTATTTATATCCTTTTAATGTATTAGATTACAATTCATTTGTTAGTTATAAACCTATAGTATGGGTTGGAGAAAAAATAAATATAGGTAAAATTTTAGCTCTTCCTTCAGATTTAAAACACTCTGAATTCACTTTAGGTGTTAATAATTTACTTAATTATAGTTTTTATAATGGATATGAACACGAAGATGCTATAGTTATAAATAAAAATTTAATTATTGAGGATATTTTAACATCGATTTCATTCGATGTATACGAGGAATATCTGTCTATAAATAAATTAGATTATGTTGAACTTACTCTAAGACATTTATTAGAATATAATAGATATAATAGATATTTAATAAATGAGGTTGGTGTTTCTAGTAATCAAGATTACATGTTATTTGGTGATATATTATCTACTAAAATTAGATATGAATTATCTTTAAGTAAAAATAAAAAATTTTTTAAAGTTTTTAAATTAATATTTAAAGAAAACAAAAAACTTATTGTTTACACAAAACCATTAACGATAAAAAGAGGAGGTGAAGGTAGATTAATAAAATATGAAATATTAGGATATAGCAAATTTAGACAATTAGATGCTATGTACCCGGAAATAAATGTATCATATCTTACTTTAAGATTTTTTATATTTAAAATAGATAGAATTAATATAGGTGATAAATTATGTGGAAGACATGGAAATAAGGGTGTTGTATCAAAAATAGTCGATAATATAGATTTACCATATACATTTAGAGGACTTTGTCCATATTCAATAACAAGTCCTATAGGTGCTTTAGCTAGAATTAATTTAGGACAGTTTTTAGAAGGATCATGTGGTTATTTTGGTTTAAACTTTAATTGTAGAATTAAAGCTCCAATCAACTTGTATAACTATCATTTATACTCTAACATGTATCTTAAAAATATTTTTAATTCATTAAATGTTTATAATAATTCTTATATAAACTTTTCTATAGAAAAATATTTAAGAGATTTTAAAACAGGTTATCAATTAAAAAATTTCAATTTAATGCTTATGCCGTATTTTTTAAAACTAATGCACACTTCAAAAAGTAAATTTCAATATAGAACTGTAGGTAAATACAGTAGTTTAACTCAACAACCAGTTAAAGGTAAAAGAGTTAATGGTAGTCAAAAATTTGGCGAAATGGAAGTATGGGCTTTAGAATCTCATGGGTCTGCTTATACTATAAGAGAATTAGGATACATAAAAACAAATGTTAAATATTTTAAAAAATTTGAACACAAAGGCTATAAAGGTTCTGAAACTTTCAAAGTTTTAACATTAGAGCTTAAAAATGTGTTAATAAATATAAATAGAGTAGATAATTATTCATATTTCAATCAAAAAATAAAATATAATTATTAAGTATTTTAAAATGATATCATACAGCAATATTGATTTGTCTTTACTTACTCCTGAAAATTTAAGTGATTTGATAATTAGAAAATATTATAATAATTGTATAATAGGAATTGTAATAAATTCATCTAACTTCTTACATAAAAAAAAAAGATTTAGATATGGAGGTTTATTTTGCGAAGAAATTTTTGGGTTATTGTATGTGTGCTTAAATGAAAGATGTGTTAGAATATATAAATTTAACGATAATCCTATACTTAATAAACTATGTTTAAATTGTAAAAAAAATATGATATTTAACTATAAAAGGAAATATAGATTTGGGTCTATATTTTTACATTTTCCAATTTTAAATGATAACTATTTTAACGATTTTATAAAGTTGTTAAAAATGTTTAAAAAAATGAGACAAGAATATTTTAAAATAACAAATAAATTTAAAGTTGCCAATTTTAATTTTTTTAATAATATCTTTTTTAATTCTAAAATGGTAAAAAACAAATTTTTAAATTTTATAGATTTATTATATAAAATTACATGTCCATTAGAATTATTTAAAATGAAATTTAATTTATGTGATAAAAAAAAACCAACAGTAACAGAAAAATTTCATAAATTTATTAAATTGTTAAATAATTTTTCAGATTTTAAAAAAATATTTTTAACATTATTCCCTATACTTCCAGCTGGTCTTAGAATATATTCATTTGATAATAGGAGACAACCCGTTAATTCAGGGTTAAATGCGTTATATAAATGTATTATTGATTTTAATAATAGTATAAATATTACATGTGATGTAGAATACAATTTGAAATATATATTCATTTTACATATTGTAATTAAGGCAATTTTAGATTTTTCTAAACAAAAGAATATTTTTAAACAAAAAAACGATTTATATAATAAATTACACGGTAAGTATGGTGTCTTTAGACAAAATTTGCTTGGTTATAGAGTAGATTATTCTGGGAGATCTACTATAGTTCCTGGTCCATCACTATCTTTAGACATTATAGGTTTACCATTTAATATGCTTTGTCATTATGTTAGACGTAATGATAATATTTATATGGAAAATAAATTTTATGAATCTTCTCTATACACACATTATGCTCAAGATAAATTCGATTTTTTTGAATATTATTTAGATATGTATTCTGTAATAGCCAATAGAGCTCCAACATTGCATAAAATGAACGTACAAACTTTTAAACCTATTTTTGTTGAAGGTGAGTCTATTAAACTTATGCCTTTGTTATGTGTAGGATATAACGCAGATTTTGATGGAGACCAAATGGGAATTTTTTCTCTCGTAAAATATTATTCTATAACTGAATCTTTTAATATGTTAAGATCTTTAGTAAATTTACACTCTCCAACAACTAAAAAAAGTGTTTTTAATTTAACACAAGGAATGTTATCAGGATATTATACTTTATCAAATTATAACTATTTAACATTGATAAACAATTATGTATCATCTAATTATATGGACGCATTAGAGTGTTGTCAAAATAATATACTAATTAATTCTCCTATGTTACTAAGAAGTTGTAATATGTTTTATTTAACTACAGTAGGTAGACTATTGATTGGTTTTAATAGATTTGTACTATAAAAACTAATCAATTTTATATATATATAAGTTAAAGAATAAAAAATTATTAATTATTAAACATATTCATATTTTGTTAGTAACAATAATTTAACATTTATTACGTTTTACTATTATGTATGAAATAAAAATTTTTATAAAGTAAATTAACGGTAGTTAGTAATTTTATTTGGATAAATATACATTTATTATCTTTAATATGTATTATTAAAAATAGTCATAAATATAAACTTTTATTGAAAGAAACATTTAAACAATTTCAGCAAATTTATTATTATTTTATTGTTAGTGGGGAATTTATAGGATTGTTTCGTTTTTTTATAAACGCATACTTAAACCGTTATAAAGTAGTAAAAATATATTTAAATTTATATTTTACAGCAAGTTTCTATTATTTGTTTAAAAGTTTAATTTTATTTATAAATATGATTGACTATGTAAAAAGAAAGAAAATTTTACATAATAAAAACACATAAAAAGTCTATGAAAAATAATTCTACTTCCAAAAAAAATATTATTTTAATATAATTTATAAAATTGAAATATATAACAAAAACAAAATAATGAGCCTAACAATTATAAGATCATATATGGAAATTCACTACAAGGTTCTATTGAAAACTTATAGTGTAAAATACAATATATTAAAGAAAATATGGTATAAACTTTATAATTTTATAAAAGATATAATAAATAAAGTTAATGCGAATAGTTACATATTATTAGCTAACATTGAGTATTTAAAAAATAAAAACATGTTTATTGATCTTATATATGCTTTAATATACAACAGGAAGGAAATTTTTAATATCATTAAAGTTATAATTAAAAATTTTATCAATTTTTTATCGCAATTAATAACATACTATTACATATATTTTTTAAAAATTTTATTATCACTTATGGTAGAATATGTTAGAAAAAATGATAGACTTTGTTACTTAACTACAAAAGAAATATTAAAATTTATCAGAACATATATTAGAAGTTTATTATATTTAGGGAAAATAATTTTCATAATATTGTTGGTATTATGTTGTTCACATTATTTATAAAATTAAAATATACAATAAAAAACAAAATAATGGACTTAAAAATTTATAAGATCATATATGTAAATCCACTATAGGATTCTCTCAAAAACTTACAGTGTAAAACATAATATAATATACGAAATATTACATAAACTTTATAATTTTATAATACATATAAAGAATAAAATATACATCAAAGATTACGTACCATTGTTTATACAAAATAATATATATATATATAAATGACTATGTTATATTAATAAATATAGAGTACCTAGAACAAGAAAGTATTATTGCCGATCTATATATAGTAATAAAAAATTTATAAACTAATATATAAACTTGTTTATACAATATATTATAAATTGATATCAGTAAAAAACAAATTATAGTTACTTTAAAATTGTTAATACCTATATTAACAAACTATATCAACTAAAAGGAAAAAACCAACTATATTTACTATAAATTTTACATATAAAATGATTAGAAAAATCATTGGATTTATATTGTATTGTGGGAGATTAAGGTATTAATAGGTATATATTATTATGTGTTCTTCAAGTAATATAAAAACAATAATACATTATAAAGAATGAAAAAATTAATTATACAAAATTTATTCAACCTTATCGGTATAATAATAACTAGTTTAATTGAATTTATACTTATATTAATAACTGTTTGTGGATTTTTTATTATAAGTGGTGATGTCATTATAATAAATTATATATAAAAAAAATAAAAGTTTTAATGAATTTTTTTTATATAATACCTTTCTATATAAGACATATATTTAGCTATGCAAACTATATATTATTAACTTTTTACATGCCCTATTTAAAAAAACCTACAGAATCGCTTTTTGTAGAACCCACATTTAGAAGTATTGAGAAATTTTTCAATTTTTTATCTTCATGTTTAAAATTGATGGGATTTATTCGTCTTTTAATATGCATATTTAAACTATTATTAAAGATATAAAAAAAGTACAATTATACATATTAAAAAATGAAAAAACTAATATTATTGAAATTATTTATATTTATAAAGTTAATAATAAAATATTCAATTAAATTTACACTTAAATTAATTACATTTCTACGTAATTTTTTTAGTAAGTTTTAAATATTTTAATAAAAAAGTTGCGAATTAGTAAGATATAAATTTTCAGGGCAGATAAGTTTTGTGGTTAAAAGTGTGTTTAAATTTATATATAGACGTTCACAAAATCTTTATTCATGCTTTTAAAAATTTAATTGTTTACAAATATTATTAACCGTGTAAAAAGAGAGGATATTTTGCATAATTAAAAAAAAATAAAATATACAATAAAAAACAGAATAATGGACCTAAAAATTATAAGATCATATGTGGAAATTCACTATAAGATTCTATTTGAAACTTATCGTGTAAGACATAATACAATATATGAAGTATTATATAAACTTCATAATTTTATAATATACATAAAAAATAAAATAAACATCAGAGATTACGTACCATTGTCTGTACAAAATAAAATCGATATAAATGACTATGTTATATTAGGAAATATCGAATACCTAGAACAAGAAAGTATTGTTGCCGATCTTATATACACAATAATAAAAAATTATAAGTTAATATATGAACTTGTTGATACGTACATATATTATAAATCGATGTCAGCAAAAAAACAAGTTATTGTTACTTTAAAATTTTTAATACCTATATTAACAAACTATATTAACGAAAAGGAAAAAAAACCAACTATATTTATTATAAATTCTACATATAAAATGATTAGAACAATCATTAGATTTATACTATATGGTGGAAGATTCGGATCATTAATAGGTATATTATTATGTGTCCTTCAAGTAATATAAAAAAAAATAATACATTATAAAGAATGAAAAAATTAATTATACAAAATTTATTAGACCTTATCGGTACTATAGCAATCTATTTAATTATATTTATACATAAATCAATAGTTGTTTATGTATTTTTTATTCTAAGTTGTGATATTATCAATCAATTATGTATAAAAAAAAGAAAAAGTTTTAATTAAATATAAAGATTTAAATGGGTAATAAATTAACAAATTTTTTTTATATAATATCTGACTACATAAGATATATATTTAGCTATTCAAGGTATATACTGTTTACATTAAACATGTATTATTTAGAAAAAGCTACCGTATCACTTTTTGGAGAACCAACATTCAAACGTCTTGAGAAATTTGTCAGTTTATTATTGTTAAGTGTAAAATTTATCGGACTGTTTCGTCTTTTAATATGCATACTTAAACTATTGTAATAAAATATTCAATTAAATTTACACTTAAATTAATTAATTTTTTTAGTAAGTTTTTTTAAAATTTTAATAAAAAAGTTGCGAATTAGTAAGACATAAATTTTCAAGGTAGATAAATTTTGTGGTTAAAAGTGTGTTTAAATTTATATATAGACGTTCACAAAATTTTTATTCATGCTTTTAAAAATTTAATTGTTTACAAATATTATTAACCGTGTAAAAAGAGAGGATATTTTGCATAATTAAAAAAAATAAAATATACAATAAAAAACAGAATAATGGACCTAAAAATTATAAGATCATATGTGGAAATTCACTATAAGATTCTATTTGAAACTTATCGTGTAAGACATAATACAATATATGAAGTATTATATAAACTTTATAATTTTATAATATACATAAAAAATAAAATAAACATCAGAGATTACGTACCATTGTCTGTACAAAATAAAATCGATATAAATGACTATGTTATATTAGGAAATATCGAATACCTAGAACAAGAAAGTATTGTTGCCGATCTTATATACATAATAATAAAAAATTATAAGTTAATATATGAACTTGTTGATACGTATATATATTATAAATCGATGTCAGCAAAAAAACAAGTTATTGTTACTTTAAAATTTTTAATACCTATATTAACAAACTATATTAACGAAAAGGAAAAAAAACCAACTATATTTATTATAAATTCTACATATAAAATGATTAGAACAATCATTAGATTTATACTATATGGTGGAAGATTCGGATCATTAATAGGTATATTATTATGTGTCCTTCAAATAATATAAAAAAAAATAATACATTATAAAGAATGAAAAAATTAATTATACAAAATTTATTAGACCTTATCGGTATTATAGTAATYGATTTAATTATATTTATACATAAATCAATAGTTGTTTATGTATTTTTTATTCTAAGTTGTAATATTATCAATCAATTATGTATAAAAAAAAGAAAAAGTTTTAATTAAATATAAAGATTTAAATGGGTAATAAATTAACAAATTTTTTTTATATAATATCTGACTACATAAGATATATATTTAGCTATTCAAGGTACATACTGTTTACATTAAATATGTATTATTTAGAAAAAGCTACCGTATCACTTTTTGGAGAACCAACATTCAAACGTCTTGAGAAATTTGTCAGTTTATTATTGTTAAGTGTAAAATTTATCGGACTGTTTCGTCTTTTAATATGCATACTTAAACTATTGTAATAAAATATTCAATTAAATTTACACTTAAATTAATTAATTTTTTTAGTAAGTTTTTTTAAATATTTTAATAAAAAAGTTGCGAATTAGTAAGACATAAATTTTCAAGGTAGATAAATTTTGTGGTTAAAAGTGTGTTTAAATTTATATATAGACGTTCACAAAATTTTTATTCATGCTTTTAAAAATTTAATTGTTTACAAATATTATTAACCGTGTAAAAAGAGAGGATATTTTGCATAATTAAAAAAAAATAAAATATACAATTAAAAAACAGAATAATGGACCTAAAAATTATAAGATCATACGTGGAAATTCACTATAAGATTCTATTAAAAACTTATAGTGTAAAACATAATATATTACGTAAAATATGGCGTAAACTTTACAATTTTATAAAAGATATAATAAATAAAGTTAACGCCAATAATTACATATTATTAGCTAATATAGAATATTTAAATAATAAAAATATGTTTATAGATTTTATATACGCTTTAATATACAACAGAAAAGAAGTTTTTAATGTTATTATAGCTGTAATTAAAATTTTTATCAATTTTTCATCCGAATTAATAACATACTATTATATATATTTTTTAAAAATTTTATTGTCATTTATGGTAGAATATGTTAAAAAAAATGACGGATTTTGTTATTTAACTATAAAAGAAATATTAAAGCTTATTATAAGATTTATTAAAGGTTTATTATATTTAGGGAAAATGATTTCCGGAATATTTTTAGTATTATGTTTTTGCCGTCGTATATAAAATAAAAATTTTAATAAAAATAAATGAATAACAGATTAAATAAGTTAATGAAGTTTGTATGTATAATATACATTTACATAAAATATATATTCAGTTATATGAAATATATATATATATGCCTATTTATTTATAATATTTATTTTTTCGAAACAGCTATGGCATCAATGTTTGCAGTAACTATGGGAGAATGGTATTTAGAGGAGTTTTGGGCCAGAAGAAACTTTACTATGTTATTTTATTCAACATTATGGTATATTATAACAAAAAAAATAAGAGATAAATTTGAACTATTGAGATTGGAATGGGTGTGGAAAATTAAACGATCAAATAATTCTATAATTAAAAAAATTGCAAAATTTTTAAGCAAGTACGATTGGTTTAATAATAACATTATAAACTTTTAAATTAATTTTAATTTTATACTACACTCATAAATATATATAAAAAGAAAAAGTTTTAATTAAATATAAAGATTTAAATGGGTAATAAATTAACAAATTTTTTTTATATAATATCTTCCTACATAAGATATATATTTAGCTATTCAAGGTATATATTGTTTACATTAAACATGTATTATTTAGAAAAAGCTACCGTATCACTTTTTGGAGAACCAACATTCAAACGTCTTGAGAAATTTGTCAGTTTATTATTGTTAAGTGTAAAATTTATCGGACTGTTTCGTCTTTTAATATGCATACTTAAACTATTGTAATAAAATATTCAATTAAATTTACACTTAAATTAATTAATTTTTTTAGTAAGTTTTTTTAAATATTTTAATAAAAAAGTTGCGAAGTAGTAAGACATAAATTTTCAAGGTAGATAAATTTTGTGGTTAAAAGTGTGTTTAAATTTATATATAGACGTTCACAAAATTTTTATTCATGCTTTTAAAAATTTAATTGTTTACAAATATTATTAACCGTGTAAAAAGAGAGGATATTTTGCATAATTAAAAAAAAATAAAATATACAATAAAAAACAGAATAATGGACCTAAAAATTATAAGATCATAYGTGGAAATTCACTATAAGATTCTATTTGAAACTTATCGTGTAAGACATAATACAATATATGAAATATTATATAAACTTTATAATTTTATAATATACATAAAAAATAAAATAAACATCAGAGATTACGTACCATTGTCTATACAAAATAAAATCGATATAAATGACTATGTTATATTAGGAAATATCGAATATCTAGAACAAGAAAGTATTGTTGCCGATCTTATATATACAATAATAAAAAATTATAAGTTAATATATGAACTTGTTGATACGTACATATATTATAAATCGATATCAGCAAAAAAACAAGTTATTGTTACTTTAAAATTTTTAATACCTATATTAACAAACTATATTAACGAAAAGGAAAAAAAACCAACTATATTTATTATAAATTCTACATATAAAATGATTAGAACAATCATTAGATTTATACTATATGGTGGAAGATTTGGATCATTAATAGGTATATTATTATGTGTCCTTCAAGTAATATAAAAAAATAATACAAAAGAAAATGAAAAATATTGTTAGTAAAAACTTTAAATTTTTGTCTTTGTTTAATTTATTTAATATTGAGAAATATTTACAAGAGTTGGTGAGTTTAAGTTTTGAATATTCATCAGAATTTATTTTTAGTTATAATACAAACGATTTTAAAAATATTCCTATAGATTATTTCCCTAAAAATGTATCAAAAAATTTAATTTTAGATAAGTTTTTATATTTAATAAATATGTTTTTAGAAAGAGATTCGTTTTTCAATTATTTATATTTATATTTAATTTTAAACTTTAAAATAAAATTTAATCATTTTGTTCAAATTTTAGGCTTAAGAGGTAGAGCTGAAATGAAAGGATATAAAGGTTATATTAGTAGTAATTTGAATTATGGTTTTACGTTTAAAGATTTTATATTATCATCATTTAAAGCTCGTGAAAGTATTATTGATAGTAGTGTTAATATATATTCATCGGGTTATCTTACTAGAAAGCTTGTAGAAGGACTAAGAGATATGAATATAAAGGAAATTAAATGCACTACCAAGTATATTTGTAAAGATATAAAAAATAATTGTGATTTAAGGTTACCTTTTTTATGTTTAAGTAATAAAGCTACATGTTCTTTTTGTTTAAATATAATAAGTGATAATACTTTATTTCTTGGATATAATAAAGGTATAATTTCAGGGCAAGCTTTAGGTGAGCCAAGTACTCAAATGTTACTTAGAACGTTTCATTTAGGCGGTGGCGGTTTAAAAGTTACTAATATAAATAAAAGTACACATGATTTAAATGTTAAAGATAAACATAAATTTATAAACATAGATAATAAAAATAATGATTTTATGCATATTAACAGCTATAATAGTTATAAAAATAATTGTAAAATTAATTATGATTATGTTAAATTAATACCATATAATAATAAAGTTAACACTTTTGAAAATAATAAATATTCAAAATTTTTAAGTTTATTTAAAAATTTTAGTGTGTTATGGGTTCCTATTTTATTTAATAAATATATATTTAAATATAATATTTTTAATAATTCTAACAGTAATATAGGATTATATTTAAAAAAATTTTTATCATGTTACACACATTAAAAACAAGATAATGATGTTTTTAAAAAATATATTATCATTTAAATTTTTAAACAAAAACAATTTTAAAAAAGTAAACAAAAATATATTCAATATAGTAAATAAATTTTTTGAGGAATATTTTATCAAGTCAAATATAAAAATTTTTCATTTAAGTAAATTTAAATTTTATACTTCTAAAAATAAGTTAGAAAAATTTAAACAAAAAGAAAATAATTTATCTATTATAAATAAAGTTTTTGAAGGAAGTAATAGTATAATTATTGATAATCATAGTTTCCATTATAATTTTGGAGTTATATTTAATACAGAACAATCTGACGATTGTTGTACTTTAAATACTATTAATAAGAATTACGATAATATAAAGTTTACATGTAAATATATAGAAAATATTTATAAACCTGGGTATATATTATATCCTTTAACATTTGGTAATTATTGTGATTCAAACAATTTTATATACAGCATATACAAATATTTAAGTATAAAAAATTGTAATACGTATAGATCGTGCATGATAGCACTTTTTTATTATTATATGGGCTTATTGTTTTCATTAATTTTATTATATAAAGGAAATAATATCAATGTTTTAAATTCTAATATATCTGTTATAGTTTCAAGATTATCGTCTTTTGTTTTTGTAACAGATTTTAATTATTCTGATATATATATTAGTAATATACTTTCTATTAAATTAATTAGTATAATTAATAACTCTTTATATTTATCTAAAATAGCAATTTGTAATTATAGACCTTATTTAGTCGGTTTAACTAAATATATACTTACTAATAGTGGTATTTTTTCTAAATTAAGTTTTCAAGATACATTAAAAACTCTTAAAAATATCATATTAGAGCCTAAAATAGATTGGAATGTTGATTGTAAATCCAACGTAATTTTAGCTGATTTTATACCTG is a window of Theileria parva strain Muguga apicoplast, complete sequence DNA encoding:
- a CDS encoding DNA-directed RNA polymerase subunit beta'' (RNA polymerase beta'' chain appears to be encoded by two genes in the T. parva apicoplast genome. The protein encoded by this gene is similar to the C-terminal region of the beta'' chain.) codes for the protein MMFLKNILSFKFLNKNNFKKVNKNIFNIVNKFFEEYFIKSNIKIFHLSKFKFYTSKNKLEKFKQKENNLSIINKVFEGSNSIIIDNHSFHYNFGVIFNTEQSDDCCTLNTINKNYDNIKFTCKYIENIYKPGYILYPLTFGNYCDSNNFIYSIYKYLSIKNCNTYRSCMIALFYYYMGLLFSLILLYKGNNINVLNSNISVIVSRLSSFVFVTDFNYSDIYISNILSIKLISIINNSLYLSKIAICNYRPYLVGLTKYILTNSGIFSKLSFQDTLKTLKNIILEPKIDWNVDCKSNVILADFIPVGSGWYRYFIN